From the genome of Raphanus sativus cultivar WK10039 unplaced genomic scaffold, ASM80110v3 Scaffold2564, whole genome shotgun sequence:
tattttgaCAGAATATAAAAGGTTAAATAACAAAGCGGGCTGTGTAATCTCGTTGGTCGTCAGCCTCTCCAGTCTCTCTACTCCGCCGCACAGATCCAAGGACAAACTAAAAATGGTGACGGCCAAGAAAACGGTGCGTCTAAAGTTTTTATCCTTTTTGACCGAACCAAAACAAAGTCTTGAGATTATGCTTATGGTTTgttatgttttggttaaaatttttGCAGAAGAAGTCACACGAGGGAATCAACAGCAGGTTGGCACTTGTAATGAAGAGTGGCAAATACACTCTTGGTTACAAGTCTGTCCTCAAGTCTCTAAGAGGCTCCAAAGGTAATCATCATTTAGTCGAACACTTGGTGTGCATATATCTCAagtatgttgattttttttttagggaAACTGATTCTCATCTCCTCGAATTGCCCACCGTTGAGGAGGTCGGAGATTGAGTACTACGCTATGCTCGCCAAAGTTGGTGTTCACCACTACAATGGAAGTGAGTTTCTTTTCGTTCTTATGAGCAATCCTCTTTCTCTGTCTCTAGCTAGAATGGTGTATTGCTTAAGTAGATGGAACTTGTAAAAAGTCTGCTTCTTTGGACCATTGAGCTGATAATAAAAGTGTGATCATTTAAGTAGAGGAAACTAAGTATGTTTTGTTTGGCTTGAAAAGTGTTGATCTTTTAGCAAAGCTCACGATACTGCTTGAGAATATGATTCTGGGTTTTGAGGAAACTAGTTTGTTTTATGGTGAAAGCGTTGTTCTTTTGCAATACCACGATCTGCTTTAATTGCTATAGTTAGTTTCTGTAAGGTGTTATTTCTACATGTATCACACTCACTTTGGCTTTCTTCATTTGGGTTCTCAGACAATGTTGATTTGGGAACAGCTTGTGGAAAGTACTTCCGTGTTTCTTGTCTGAGCATTGTTGATCCTGGtaagttaaaacaaaaactaacTAACCAGCTACTACTAATTTGGTTCTTTATAGAATCTTTTACTAATGGTTTGTCTCTTTTTTTACTGGCTTTTTAGGTGATTCTGATATTATCAAGAGCATTCCTGGTGATCAGTGATAAACCATTCtcgattttgttttctttttcttgcgACGTTTATCTATTTATGTATCCGAGCTTATCTCAACTTTTATGAGCAAAAGACTatgtttagatattttgttttaagttttcaatgatgaatttttttttatttgctgaaACATGATTAAATTGATACTTTTATCTGTTAAGTTTCCCAGTATGTGCAACTTATATGCAGCTTGAATATCTTGATGAATCTTACCTTCTGCCATCTCTCCTTCTTCAAGAGTCCCTTTCCaataatacatttttgaaaGAGGCAATGTCTAAAAGCTATGTGTATATTTCAGTTTGaacattttagtttaaaatttctctattatattttttcattatttcacaaataaaattgttttgtttccttttaagttggaaaaaaatagaaatctacATTTTTCAAACAGAATGGGTAAAGAGCTATGTATATTTAAGTTTAGCATGTCTATAGCTTATATTATCGTTTTGAACgtattcatatatattatggatACGCAATATGGTCTTTTCAACCATTctcaataaattttacaaagtttCTTGTTCGAGTGTGTGGGAAGAGATACTTTCATAAAGCAAATAACCATAACCTTGTAAAGTAGATAAATCACTCTTACTGTTCTACTACTACTACAATTGCTTTATGGTGAAACGTAGCAAACATCTTTTAACATCATTCCAAGTCTCCAAGCTGTGTACTTCTTAAAACTTCAGttctgtttctttgtttttaagcTGGTTCTCTTGGACGAGCTGCCCAAAGAGAGCTAAGAGCACGAAGTCTGTGAAGATACTCTCCTAATGCTAGCAAACCTCTAGCCGCTTGTCTTGTCGTCAAGATCTTCGCCATTTGCTGCAATGTTTGCTGCCTTAGATGATCCGCCTGTTCATCATTCAAGAACCATAACAAGTTCTTGACATATGCAATTACACaagaaaactttatttttttattctttattaaCTTACTTGATTAACAAAACCCTCTAATGCTTGGAGATTCTCTAACGCTGCAGCCATTTGAGGAGGGTAATCCATAGAAACCGCATCAACCACAATGTTTTCAACTAGACTCTGTTGAAGCTTTTCTATCCCTTGAGAGAGAGCATCCTCTGCTTGTTGAGATGATTGTTGGAGGTTTCTCACTTCCAAGACTTGCTGATCAGTTAATGGCTGAAGATNNNNNNNNNNNNNNNNNNNNNNNNNNNNNNNNNNNNNNNNNNNNNNNNNNNNNNNNNNNNNNNNNNNNNNNNNNNNNNNNNNNNNNNNNNNNNNNNNNNNACGGCATCACAACCTAC
Proteins encoded in this window:
- the LOC130505766 gene encoding 60S ribosomal protein L30-2 produces the protein MVTAKKTKKSHEGINSRLALVMKSGKYTLGYKSVLKSLRGSKGKLILISSNCPPLRRSEIEYYAMLAKVGVHHYNGNNVDLGTACGKYFRVSCLSIVDPGDSDIIKSIPGDQ
- the LOC130494773 gene encoding transcription factor TGA7, whose translation is MLVESCLNHYANLFRMKSDAAKADVFYLISGMWRTSTERFFQWIGGFRPSELLNVVMPYLQPLTDQQVLEVRNLQQSSQQAEDALSQGIEKLQQSLVENIVVDAVSMDYPPQMAAALENLQALEGFVNQADHLRQQTLQQMAKILTTRQAARGLLALGEYLHRLRALSSLWAARPREPA